From Sporolactobacillus pectinivorans:
TAACACCGAGGCCTGAACTATCCATGAATGTCAGATTTCCGAGATTCAGCAAAATATGCTGGACCATCTCTTCATCCATCAAAGCATTGACTCTTGCCCGCAGATCATCTGCCGTGTGATGGTCCAGCTCGCCTTCAAGCCTGATGCAGAGTACTCCGTTTTTAACTTCCAGATCCGTTTTCAAACTCATTCCTGATCTCTCCTCCCCTTAAAGGGACATCTGTCTTTGCAAATCTACGAAACTTCACTCATACAACCTTTGGCTATTCACCAAAATCAACGGCTTCGTCTTTCAAATTTCTCCGCCGCTCTTTCAGTCTCCTGCATGCCGCCAAAACTAGTGCTGATTCGGCAAAATAAATGAAATGAACATCCTTCATGTATAGAGAAACAACATTATTTTGTTAGAATCGTTCCTGACACCCTCTTGAACAGCTGCCACCAGGATGCCCGTTTAACAGTTTCCTTAACGATCAGTGGTGTTTCCGAAATCAACTGGCCTTTTTGGGTAATTTTATAATAACCGACAACGGTACCAGCTTTAATCGGTGCCTGAAGTGTGCCATTTAGTTCCGCTTTTTTCTCGAGGCCTTGTGCATGATCACCTTTTTTCAAGAGCAGGACAGCCGGTTTTTCAGTGACAACCGGAACCTTGCCATGATCACCTTTATTGACATTAGCAATCGCTACCGTTTTGTTTTTATCCAGTAATTTCTTTGTCGTATAGGTTGCAAAAGCTTGGTCCATTAACCCTGCAACTTCTTTATTGCGCTCCTTAGGTGTCTCGGCGCCCATCACGACAGCAATCACACGCATACCGTTTCGCTTTGCTGTTGCAGTCAGGCAATATTTTGCCTCATTCGTAAATCCCGTCTTCATGCCATCCGCTCCGGGATAGGTCTTAATTAATTTGTTTGTATTAACCAGCCAGAATTTCTGATCCGTATTCTCACGGAGGTAATCTTCATACTTTGAAGTATAGCCGAACACTTTCTCATAGCCTGCAAGAGCACGTGCCATAATCGCCATATCATGGGCCGTTGTGTAATGATTTTTTACTGGAAGGCCGGTCGGGTTCTCAAAATGTGTATGTGTGAGGCCGAGCTGCTTCGCCTCCTGATTCATTTGTCCGACAAATGCTTTTTCCGATCCGGCGATGAACTCTGCCATCGCCACGGATGCATCATTTCCGGAGGCGATAGCGATGGCTTTCAGCATCTCGTTGACAGTCATTGTTTCACCTGGTTCCAGAAACACCTGTGATCCGCCCATCGATGCTGCATGCTCGCTGACACTGACCTTGTCGTTCAACGAAATCTGATGGCTACTCAGTGCTTTGAATATCAGCAATAGTGTCATAACTTTGGTCATGCTGGCCGGCGGCAGTTCCTTATCCGCATTTCTTTGGTAGAGGATATCCCCTGTCTCCTGTTCGATGACAATCGCCGACCTGGCGCTGCTCTTATTGTCATCGTTTGCTTTGTTCGTTTCAGCAGAAGCAATGCCGGCTGGGCCCATTATTGCGAACAGGAGAACCGTACATATAAACCATGTATAAAATGCCTTCATGAATCTACCTCCTTACGATTATCCTTACCATTCTTTCCATTATCGGTGCTTTTATACCGGGAAATACGAGAAAGAAAACGAGACAAAATGCATTTTTTCTCCCCTAGTTCCTAGAGAAAATACGGCACGTTCAAATGATCCTTGACAGTCTGCAAACCTCTTTCTATAATCTAAATAATTTGATGAGCGGATTCTGCCGGCGCGAAGTGGATCAACATGAATGAATTAAATACAAGAAATTCATCCCCGCTCGTTCTTAAGGCAGTTGAATGGTTAAAAGATGGGCCGATTACTACCTATACGACAAAATACAAATCATGGAAAGTTCTCTGATACGGAAATTCATAATAACACAATAAAAAGAGATGAAAATCCAATGGACGCTGTAGTTTTCGACTTAGACGGGACATTGTTAAACTCAGACAAGAAAGTCAGTGAAAGAAATTTACGGGCCATCAGAGCGATTAATATAAGGCGAATTCCAATCATTATAGCGACTGCGCGCCCCCCCAGATCTGTAAAGCAAATTCTCCCAGAAGAAATTCAGTCATCAGCAATCATGGTTTATTATAATGGCGCAATGATTGTCAGTAAGTCATTAAAAATTCACGATCATTTCCCCATCGACTCAAAGATCAGTGCGGCTATCATTGAGTATTTGATGAAAACAGAGCCTGAGCATGCTTTGTCTGTTGAAGTGGAAGATCGCTGGTACAGTTATCAGAATCTGGATTATAGAGCCGAGATGAATATAGCGAACAATCCTGAACAAATCGATTTAGAAACACTAAAAAAAATCAGCCCGACAAAAATTCTGGCGTCACACTTGAACTCACCTTTGTCATTCGGCAACAAATTCGCAGGTCAGGTCAATATCATCAATACGGATTCAAACCAATTGACACAAATCATGAAGCTTAATATTTCCAAGGAGCATGCCCTTTCACTTCTGTCCAGGAAACTTCGTCTATCCCTCGATAAAGTTGTTGCCTTCGGCGATGATTTTAACGATATGGGATTATTTAAACGGTGCGGTTATCCTGTCGCAATGGGGAATGCCATACACGAATTAAAATGTCTTGCAGCGGAAGTTACTGATTCCAACGATCACGATGGAGTGGCTAAAACACTTGAAAAATTAATGGGCAAAAATCCCAGCATTAATTCTCGATCATAACTAGTAATAAACTGTTGAAATCGAAAAGGCCGGAATGAGCGTCCCTCTCATCCGGCCTTTTAAATTTTCTAGAAATAAAAATTATATGTTTTTCACAATGCCCTTTACTAAACGGGTAAAGTTTTCCTTGACACGGTCCGCAGTCTCCATGACCTCTGTGTGGGACAGCGGCTGATCCAGAATTCCACTGGCCATATTCGTAATACAGGAAATGCCGAGAACTTGTAACCTGCCATGGCGGGCGG
This genomic window contains:
- the spoIIAA gene encoding anti-sigma F factor antagonist, producing the protein MSLKTDLEVKNGVLCIRLEGELDHHTADDLRARVNALMDEEMVQHILLNLGNLTFMDSSGLGVILGRYKKISGLGGEMVVCSISPAVRRLFELSGMFKIIRLETDEKYALHTLGVA
- a CDS encoding Cof-type HAD-IIB family hydrolase, with the protein product MDAVVFDLDGTLLNSDKKVSERNLRAIRAINIRRIPIIIATARPPRSVKQILPEEIQSSAIMVYYNGAMIVSKSLKIHDHFPIDSKISAAIIEYLMKTEPEHALSVEVEDRWYSYQNLDYRAEMNIANNPEQIDLETLKKISPTKILASHLNSPLSFGNKFAGQVNIINTDSNQLTQIMKLNISKEHALSLLSRKLRLSLDKVVAFGDDFNDMGLFKRCGYPVAMGNAIHELKCLAAEVTDSNDHDGVAKTLEKLMGKNPSINSRS
- a CDS encoding D-alanyl-D-alanine carboxypeptidase family protein, whose product is MKAFYTWFICTVLLFAIMGPAGIASAETNKANDDNKSSARSAIVIEQETGDILYQRNADKELPPASMTKVMTLLLIFKALSSHQISLNDKVSVSEHAASMGGSQVFLEPGETMTVNEMLKAIAIASGNDASVAMAEFIAGSEKAFVGQMNQEAKQLGLTHTHFENPTGLPVKNHYTTAHDMAIMARALAGYEKVFGYTSKYEDYLRENTDQKFWLVNTNKLIKTYPGADGMKTGFTNEAKYCLTATAKRNGMRVIAVVMGAETPKERNKEVAGLMDQAFATYTTKKLLDKNKTVAIANVNKGDHGKVPVVTEKPAVLLLKKGDHAQGLEKKAELNGTLQAPIKAGTVVGYYKITQKGQLISETPLIVKETVKRASWWQLFKRVSGTILTK